The [Clostridium] colinum genome includes the window ATGAAAGTTTAGAGGTAGAAAATAATAACAGTGTTACAAATGAAGAAATAATAAAACAGCTAGAAGATACAAAGCAAGAAATAATAGAACAAGCTAATCAAGAAGCCAGTGAGATAATAGAACAGGCTAAGCAAGAGGCTAGTATTGAGGCTGAAAACATATTAAGACAAGCACAAGAAGAAATAGATATAAAAGCAGATGAAATTTATAAAGAAAATTTTGATAAAGGTTATCAAGAAGGAATGTTAAAGGCAGAACAAGAATGTCAGGCTATGAAAGAAGAGGCAGAAAAAATAGTATTACAAGCACAAGAAGAGCGAAAAGAGACTATTAATAACCTTGAATCAGAAATCATAAATTTTATAGTTGATACAACACAAAATATATTAACAAAATCTTTTGAATTTAATCCGCAAATAATATCTTTACTTATAAAAAAAGGACTATTATCTATAAAAACTTTAAAAAATGTAAAAGTTTATGTATCTGAGCAACAATATGATTATGTAGAACAAAACAAAGAAACAATATTTAACACAAATACAGATAAAAATAATATAGAAATAATAAAAGATACTTCATTAAAAGATACTGATTGTATAATAGATACAGAAATAGGCAGTATACAGTGTGGTATAGATGAGCAATTATCTTCAATAAAAGAAGCTTTATACTATATATTAAATTAATAGGGTGAAAAATATGTTTAATATAGATATAAGTAAATATAGATATGTATTAGAAAAAAATTATATTAAAAAATTAGGAAAAGTTTCTAGAGTAGTAGGTCTTACAATAGAATCTGATGGACCAGATGTTAGCATTGGTAACTGTTGTAAAATCTATACTAAAGAAGGTAAAAGTGTTTTGGCAGAAGTAGTAGGTTTTAAAGATAAAAAAATACTTCTTATGCCTTATGGTGATATTGAAGGGGTTGGACTTGGTAGCATTGTAGAAGGATTTGATTATCCTCTTAGTGTAAAAGTATCAGAAAACCTACTAGGTAGAGTTTTAAATGGACTAGGAGAACCTATGGACCATAAAGGACCTATAGATGCTAAAAAAGAAGTGTCTACAACTAATGTTCCACCAGACCCATTATCTAGAAAGCGTATAAAAGACCAATTATCTTTGGGAGTTAAAGCAATAGATGGATTATTATCTATTGGTAAAGGACAAAGGGTTGGTATATTTGCAGGGTCTGGCGTTGGAAAAAGTACTTTAATGGGTATGATAGCTAGAAATACAAGTGCATCTATAAATGTTATAGCACTAATAGGAGAACGTGGTAGAGAGGTAAAAGAATTTATTGAAAAAGACCTTGGAGAAGAAGGGCTTAAACGTTCTGTATTAGTTATAGCAACATCAGATCAACCAGCTTTAGTAAGATTAAAAGCTGCAGAAGTTGCAACCTCAATAGCAGAATATTTTAGAGAAGAAGGAAATGATGTTTTATTACTTATGGACTCTCTAACAAGGTATGCAATGGCTCAAAGAGAAGTTGGATTAGCTATAGGAGAACCTCCAGTATCACGAGGATATACACCATCTGTTTTTTCTATTATGCCTAAGCTTTTAGAAAGAGCTGGTAATTCTGACAAAGGTTCTATAACAGGTTTATATACAGTCCTTGTAGATGGTGATGATTTAACAGAACCTGTTACAGATACGGCTAGAGGTATATTAGATGGACATATAGTTTTATCTAGAAAATTAGCTAATAAAAATCACTATCCAGCAATAGATGTATTAGCTAGTGTATCTCGTGTTATGAGTGATATTGTTACAAAAGAGCATAAAAATAATGCTTTTGAAATAAAAAAACTTATGGGAACTTATTCTGAAGCAGAAGACCTTATTAACGTAGGGGCTTATGTGTCTGGAAGTAATGAAGATATTGATATGGCTATATCAAAAAGAAAACCTATATTACAATTTGTAACCCAGTCTACCGATGAATGTTTTTCTTTAGAAGAAGTATCTCAACAAATGAATGGAATTTTAGAGGATTAGAAAATGGCTAAATTTATATTTAATATGCAAGGACTTTTAAATATTAAAGAAAAGCTAGAAGAACAGACTAAAACAGAATATGGTAAAGCTTTAAACAAACTAGAAGAAGAAAAAAGTATACTTTTAAACCTTGAAAATAAAAAACAAGAAAATATATTAAGCTTTAAACAAAGTATTAACACTAGTGTTAAGCCTAGTTATATTAATAGTATTAATCAATATGTTAGCTTTATAGATAAAAAAATGGAACAACAAATGGAAAACATTAATAAGGCTAAAGATATTGTAGAGGAAAAAAGGTTAGCATTATTAGATGCTATGAAAGAAAGAAAAGTTCTTGAAGCTCTTAAAGAAAAAGAAAAAGAAAATTATTTTAAAGAAGAAATAAAAAAAGAGCAAAAAGTAATTGATGAAATAGTTAGTTATAAATATAATAAGGCTTAGCTTGGAGGTTTAAGATGGCGAAAAAAAATAAAAAAGTAAAAAATGAAAAAGAAGAATTAGACTTAATAGACGAAGAATTAGAAGAAAATGAATATGATGAAGAAGAACCTAAAAAGAAAAAAGGTGGTTGTTTATTCAAAATATTAATCATTCTTATTATAATAGCTATACCAGTTGCTCTTATAAGTTTTAATGTTGGTAATATTAGAGATAAATATTTAAGACCAGGTCTAGAAAAAATGCCTATTATAAAAAACTTATTACCACCATTAGAAGAAACTGAAGAAGAAGTGCCAATAGATGAAAAACAACAAACTATAGATGCTCTTACAAAAGAAATAGAAGAATTAAATAAAGAGATAACAAGGTTAAAAAAGTTTGAAGAAACACAACTACAATTTAAGGCAGAAAAAGAAGAGTTTGATAGAATGATAGCCTTAAAAGAACCAAAAGCCTATGTTGACTTTTATGAAACTATAGCTCCAGAAAATGCAGAAGAGTTATATAAAGAAGCAGTAAATAAACAAATAACAGATAAAAAATTTAAAGATTATATAAGAACTTTTGAAAGTATGAAAAAAGATGCAGTAGCAACTATTTTAGAGGAGCTTATGATAACAGATATGGATTTAGTTATAACTATATTAGATAATTTACCAAGTGAAAAAAGAAGTGAAATATTAAGTGCTATGGACCCTCAAAATGCAGCATCTTGTTCAAAACTTTTAGCACCAGTAGAAAATTAAAATTTATTTTGAAAGGAGGTGAAAATGATGGAGTTAACAAGTATGTTTTTAAATCAATTAACAGGTAAAAGCAATTTAAATACTTTTAATACAAGTAATAATAATAAAGGGTTTGATGAATTTTTAAATAAAGCAGAATTAAAAAATAATACAAATAGTTATAATAAAAATTTTGATAAAAAAGATAACTATTCTAAAAATATAAAATATAATGAAAAAAGAGAACCTTTTAATGAAAGTAGTAAAAGAATAGACGCTAAACAGTCTTCAGATAATGATTATAAAAAAATAGATGATAACAGTAATCTAGTAAAAGAAGATATTAGTGATGAAGATAAAGCTATAATTGTTGATAATGATTCTTTAAAAGATTTATCCGAAATTTTAGGTATTTCTACAGATAAAATAATGGATATTTTATCAAATTTATCTATGTCAATATCTATGTTACAAGATGGTAAAAATTTAATTAATTTTTTACAAAATGCATTCGATATAAATAATGCAGCTCAACTATTATCTATAGATAATATAAAAAATATTATGGATAAAATAAGTGAAGTTGCTAAAAATATTGACTATCAAGATATTATAAATTGTGATGTAAAAGAATTATTAAATAATTTAAGTGATGATAAAATTAAAAATATTACTATTTTAAACGGTAATGAAGACTTTAAACAAAAAATAAGTCAATTATTAAAAGAGCTAAATGGTAGTATTATTGAAGAAAATATTAATACAGATTTAATGCAGATTAATAATAGTACAAATTTAGAGCAAAAAACGCTTGATGAACATATTGAAATGCAAAATGTTGACGAAAGTGTAGTTAATTTAGAACAAGGTAAAAATGTTAAACAAGCTAATAATGAAAATCCTTATCAAAGCAGTGGTCAATCTAACAATAATCAACAAGGATTTTTAGGTGAGAATATAAATAAGGAAATTGAAATTAACGAAGAAACTTTTAATATATCATCTATAACTAATAATTCTAAAGTGTTTAACAGTTCTTTACCTAAAACACAAGCTTTTAGAAGTATTAATACAACAGATGTTGTAAATCAAATAATGGAAAAAATAAAAGTTGAAGTTAAACCTAATATTTCTGAAGTGAAAATGTTATTAAAACCAGAACAATTGGGAGAAGTTTCTCTTAAAATAACTACACAAAATGGAATTATTACAGCACAATTTATAGCAGAAAGTCAAAAAGTAAAAGAAATTATAGAATCTAATTTTAATCAACTTAAAGATTTATTATTAGAACAAGGCATTAATGTTGGTGGATTAGAAGTTAATGTGTCTAATAGTGAAGGTGGAGAACAAACATATAATATGTTTGAACAAAATAATAAAAATAATAGAACTTTTGATAATCAAATAGAAAACAACATAGAAATAAAAGAAAATCAACAAAAAGTAGAGCAAGAACAACTATTAGATTCTCAAGTAAATTATTCTATATAGGAGGTGAAATAAATGGATAAAATGTTAGATAGTACTATGTATAGTAATATACGTAATAACCCAAGAGCTTCTATTAATGGTATTTCTAATGGAACTTCTATGAGAAGTACAGAAAAAGTAAATAAAGAAAAAAAAGAAAATGATACATCTGGTCCACAGGTGAGCCTACCAGAACAAGGTGGAGCAATAAAAAATCCTAGCAATGTTAGAGAAGTAAAAACTCAGTTAGGAAAAGATGACTTTTTAAAACTTTTGGTTACTCAATTAAAATATCAAGATCCATTACAACCTATGGATAATACTGAATTTATTGCTCAAACAGCACAATTTACTGCATTAGAGCAGATGCAAAATTTAAATAAAACAATGAATAATTCACAAGCTTTTCAAACTATAGGAAAAGGCGTATTTTTAAATACTCTTAATGAAAAATCTGGTCAATATGAACTTATTTATGGTATAGTTGACTCTGTAGAAATTAAAAATGGTAAGCCATATCTTAATGTTGGAGGCAAAACTGCTCCTTATGAAGATATTTATAAAATGCAAGATGTTAATATGGCAGATAATTCGGCTATGGTTTCTCAAGCTATGTCATTAATAGGAAAAACTATACAAGCTATAACTGTTGATAATGAATTAAATCCAACTGGTTATGTAGAAGGTAGTGTTGATTTTGTTAAGTTTTCACAAGGAGTACCAGTATTAAGTGTTAATGGTAAAGATGTATACTTAGGAGAAATTGTTGCTGTATCTGAAAATACATTACTTATTGGTGCAGAAATAAGTGCTGCTATCGATTCTGAAGGTGTAGATAAGATAACAGGAAAAATAGAAAAGATTTCATTAAAAGATAAAGAGATATTTGTAAAATTAGAAGGTAGTGAAAAAGAAATACAAATAGAAGATATAGGCTCTTTAGTAAGTTCTGTTTCTCTCATAGGAGAAGAAGTAACATTTAATGATACTACTGGTAAAGTAAGTGGTGTAATTATTAAAGATAAAAAAGTATATCTTCAAGTAGGAGATAAAGAAATATCTTATAAAGATATTAATAAGTAGGTGGTGATTTTTTTGACTATAATAAATAACAATTTAATAAATCCTAATTTAGTAAATAAGGTTAAAAAATCTGAGCCTACTGTAAATTATAAAATAAATGAAAAAGAAGAAACATTTAAACAAATTTTAAAAAATAAAGAAGAAAGTAATAATATTATGTTTTCTAAGCATGCTTATATGAGGCTTAATTCTAGAAATTTATCACTTTCTAATTCTCAAATCAAAAGAGTTGAAGATGGTATAAAAAGAGCCGAAGCAAAAGGCATAAAAGATTCACTTGTTTTAGTGGATAATATAGCACTTTTAGTAAACATAAAAAATAAAACAGTTGTTACTGCTATTGACAATAATAGTGAGAAGGTTTATACAAATATAGATGGTGCCGTTATAGTTTAGGCTGGACCTTTAGGAAGCCTATTTTCTTTGAATGACAGATAAGAAAAAGCGGTAAATTTAAGGAGGAAATTATTATGATGAGAAGTATGTACTCAGGTGTTTCTGGGTTAAGAGTGCATCAAACAAAAATGGATGTTATAGCTAATAATATATCAAATATTAATACTGTTGGTTTTAAAAGAGCTTCTGTTTCTTTTAAAGATAGTTTTAATCAAACATTAAGTTCTGCAACTTCTGCTAATCAAGATAGAGGGGGAATAAATCCACAACAAATAGGTATGGGGGCTAACGTTGCTTCTATAGTTAATGTTATGGGACAAGGAGCTGCACAAAGAACAGATTATGGTAGTGACCTTATGATTGATGGGGAAGGTTTCTTTATTGTAAAAGATTCTACTGGATTTTCTTTTACTAGAGCAGGTACATTTGAAGTAGATGCATCAGGTAACCTTGTAGATCCTAATGGGTTTAATGTTTGTGGTTGGAAAGCAGTAGATGATCCAGATAATCCAGGACAACAAAAAATAGTTAAAGATACAGTTACACCTATTAATTTATATGAGGGAAATAACTTATATTCTCCAGCAGAACAAACAACTAGTGTGGAATTTACAGGTAACTTTAATCAAACAACAAATCCTACACAAAAAAATACAATATCTTTTTATGATAGCCAAGGTAATAAATATAGTATAAATATTCAGTTTGATAAAGATCCAGCTACTCCTAATCAATGGACAGCTAGTATACCAACTATTAATGATCAAAATTCACCTGGTAATGGAAAGATAGAAGTAACTGTAAATGGAACTGAAAAAATGTATATGGATGGTATTCAATTAGATTCTGCAAATTTAATATTTAATGAAAATGGAACATTAAAAGAAACTCAAGCAGGTAGTAAATCTATAAAAGTAACAGGACTTGATTTAACAAAATTACAAAAAGTTGGTGCTAATGGACAACTTGAAAATGCTAATTTAGGTGGAGAGCTTACATCTAAAGAATTAAATATAGATTTTTCAACTGTTACACAATTTAACTCTAAAGTAACTGTTACATCTGAAACAAAAGATGGTAATACTGCAGGAAATATGACAGGATACAATATAGATGCAAATGGTATGATTAGAGGAACATATTCTAATGGTAAAACAAGAATTTTAGCTCAAATACCATTAGCTAACTTTAAAAATCCAGCAGGTCTTGAAAAATATGGTAATAACCTTTACAAAGAAACAGGTAACTCTAGTGAGTTTGACGGTATAGGACAAGAAGCTAGTGCTTTAGGGTCTAAATTACAAGGTGGAGCTTTAGAAATGTCAAATGTAGATTTATCTTATGAATTTAGTGAAATGATAACTACACAAAGAGGATTCCAAGCTAATTCTAGAATTATAACTACAACAGATGAAATGATACAAGAATTAGTAAACTTAAAAAGATAATTTTTAATTATAAATAGTATATGGCTTTTAAATTTTATTTTTTAAGAGCTATATACTATAATGTAAAAAAATATTTAAAATAATAAATTTTATACTTGAGAAATTGTTAAAAATAGTGTATATTAATTAAGATAAGAAAATTTAAAATGATAGAGAAACTTTAGGAGAGCATTATTATGATTGTTTTAACAAAATTAAATGATGTAGAGATAGTTATTAATAGTGATTATATAGAGGTAATGCAAGAAACACCAGATACGACAATAACATTAACTACTGGCCGAAAAATAATAGTTAAGGAAGCAGTTGATGATATTATAGAAAAAATAATTACATATAAAAAAAGCTTAAAATAATATAGAGAGGAGTAAATAACAATGGAACTAGGTTTAATTATAGGTTTAGTTGCAGGTATGGGCTTT containing:
- a CDS encoding FliH/SctL family protein; this encodes MSRILKASYVNVEKNIVIDNTFSIEQENLKQDSKENVDESLEVENNNSVTNEEIIKQLEDTKQEIIEQANQEASEIIEQAKQEASIEAENILRQAQEEIDIKADEIYKENFDKGYQEGMLKAEQECQAMKEEAEKIVLQAQEERKETINNLESEIINFIVDTTQNILTKSFEFNPQIISLLIKKGLLSIKTLKNVKVYVSEQQYDYVEQNKETIFNTNTDKNNIEIIKDTSLKDTDCIIDTEIGSIQCGIDEQLSSIKEALYYILN
- the fliI gene encoding flagellar protein export ATPase FliI, giving the protein MFNIDISKYRYVLEKNYIKKLGKVSRVVGLTIESDGPDVSIGNCCKIYTKEGKSVLAEVVGFKDKKILLMPYGDIEGVGLGSIVEGFDYPLSVKVSENLLGRVLNGLGEPMDHKGPIDAKKEVSTTNVPPDPLSRKRIKDQLSLGVKAIDGLLSIGKGQRVGIFAGSGVGKSTLMGMIARNTSASINVIALIGERGREVKEFIEKDLGEEGLKRSVLVIATSDQPALVRLKAAEVATSIAEYFREEGNDVLLLMDSLTRYAMAQREVGLAIGEPPVSRGYTPSVFSIMPKLLERAGNSDKGSITGLYTVLVDGDDLTEPVTDTARGILDGHIVLSRKLANKNHYPAIDVLASVSRVMSDIVTKEHKNNAFEIKKLMGTYSEAEDLINVGAYVSGSNEDIDMAISKRKPILQFVTQSTDECFSLEEVSQQMNGILED
- the fliJ gene encoding flagellar export protein FliJ, with translation MAKFIFNMQGLLNIKEKLEEQTKTEYGKALNKLEEEKSILLNLENKKQENILSFKQSINTSVKPSYINSINQYVSFIDKKMEQQMENINKAKDIVEEKRLALLDAMKERKVLEALKEKEKENYFKEEIKKEQKVIDEIVSYKYNKA
- a CDS encoding MotE family protein: MAKKNKKVKNEKEELDLIDEELEENEYDEEEPKKKKGGCLFKILIILIIIAIPVALISFNVGNIRDKYLRPGLEKMPIIKNLLPPLEETEEEVPIDEKQQTIDALTKEIEELNKEITRLKKFEETQLQFKAEKEEFDRMIALKEPKAYVDFYETIAPENAEELYKEAVNKQITDKKFKDYIRTFESMKKDAVATILEELMITDMDLVITILDNLPSEKRSEILSAMDPQNAASCSKLLAPVEN
- a CDS encoding flagellar hook-length control protein FliK; this translates as MMELTSMFLNQLTGKSNLNTFNTSNNNKGFDEFLNKAELKNNTNSYNKNFDKKDNYSKNIKYNEKREPFNESSKRIDAKQSSDNDYKKIDDNSNLVKEDISDEDKAIIVDNDSLKDLSEILGISTDKIMDILSNLSMSISMLQDGKNLINFLQNAFDINNAAQLLSIDNIKNIMDKISEVAKNIDYQDIINCDVKELLNNLSDDKIKNITILNGNEDFKQKISQLLKELNGSIIEENINTDLMQINNSTNLEQKTLDEHIEMQNVDESVVNLEQGKNVKQANNENPYQSSGQSNNNQQGFLGENINKEIEINEETFNISSITNNSKVFNSSLPKTQAFRSINTTDVVNQIMEKIKVEVKPNISEVKMLLKPEQLGEVSLKITTQNGIITAQFIAESQKVKEIIESNFNQLKDLLLEQGINVGGLEVNVSNSEGGEQTYNMFEQNNKNNRTFDNQIENNIEIKENQQKVEQEQLLDSQVNYSI
- a CDS encoding flagellar hook assembly protein FlgD: MDKMLDSTMYSNIRNNPRASINGISNGTSMRSTEKVNKEKKENDTSGPQVSLPEQGGAIKNPSNVREVKTQLGKDDFLKLLVTQLKYQDPLQPMDNTEFIAQTAQFTALEQMQNLNKTMNNSQAFQTIGKGVFLNTLNEKSGQYELIYGIVDSVEIKNGKPYLNVGGKTAPYEDIYKMQDVNMADNSAMVSQAMSLIGKTIQAITVDNELNPTGYVEGSVDFVKFSQGVPVLSVNGKDVYLGEIVAVSENTLLIGAEISAAIDSEGVDKITGKIEKISLKDKEIFVKLEGSEKEIQIEDIGSLVSSVSLIGEEVTFNDTTGKVSGVIIKDKKVYLQVGDKEISYKDINK
- a CDS encoding TIGR02530 family flagellar biosynthesis protein; the protein is MTIINNNLINPNLVNKVKKSEPTVNYKINEKEETFKQILKNKEESNNIMFSKHAYMRLNSRNLSLSNSQIKRVEDGIKRAEAKGIKDSLVLVDNIALLVNIKNKTVVTAIDNNSEKVYTNIDGAVIV
- a CDS encoding flagellar hook protein FlgE yields the protein MMRSMYSGVSGLRVHQTKMDVIANNISNINTVGFKRASVSFKDSFNQTLSSATSANQDRGGINPQQIGMGANVASIVNVMGQGAAQRTDYGSDLMIDGEGFFIVKDSTGFSFTRAGTFEVDASGNLVDPNGFNVCGWKAVDDPDNPGQQKIVKDTVTPINLYEGNNLYSPAEQTTSVEFTGNFNQTTNPTQKNTISFYDSQGNKYSINIQFDKDPATPNQWTASIPTINDQNSPGNGKIEVTVNGTEKMYMDGIQLDSANLIFNENGTLKETQAGSKSIKVTGLDLTKLQKVGANGQLENANLGGELTSKELNIDFSTVTQFNSKVTVTSETKDGNTAGNMTGYNIDANGMIRGTYSNGKTRILAQIPLANFKNPAGLEKYGNNLYKETGNSSEFDGIGQEASALGSKLQGGALEMSNVDLSYEFSEMITTQRGFQANSRIITTTDEMIQELVNLKR
- a CDS encoding flagellar FlbD family protein, whose protein sequence is MIVLTKLNDVEIVINSDYIEVMQETPDTTITLTTGRKIIVKEAVDDIIEKIITYKKSLK